In Caloranaerobacter sp. TR13, a genomic segment contains:
- a CDS encoding M18 family aminopeptidase — MTKELKLAQELIDFIYKSPTQYHAVKSIKEILINKGFNELKLRDRWNIQKGGKYFVTKNDSALVAFVVGKGEIEKDGFKLIGAHTDAPTFRIKPSPEMISEDSYLKLNTEVYGGPILNTWFDRPLSLAGRVSLKSDNPLYPETRLVNINKPILIIPNLAIHMNRKINEGVSINKQKDVLPILSLINNKFEKDNYLIKLLSEHLNVKQDDIIDFDLYLYEFEKGKIIGLNEEFISCGRLDDLAMVHAGITALVNTEASNATNVMVCFDNEEVGSQTKQGAGSPILINILERIVYALGKDKEDFFRAIYSSFLISADMAHAVHPNSPEKHDPVNKPKINKGPVIKINANLAYTTDSDSCAVYEMICRNAGIPLQKFVNRSDERGGSTIGPISSSQLDIRSIDIGNPMLAMHSIRELAGVLDHYYVTKSFEEYFKL, encoded by the coding sequence ATGACTAAAGAACTAAAGTTAGCACAAGAATTAATAGATTTTATTTATAAAAGTCCAACTCAATATCATGCTGTAAAAAGTATAAAAGAAATTTTAATAAATAAGGGATTTAATGAATTAAAATTAAGAGATAGATGGAACATACAAAAAGGTGGAAAATACTTTGTAACAAAAAATGACTCTGCTTTAGTAGCGTTTGTAGTAGGAAAAGGGGAAATTGAAAAAGATGGGTTTAAGCTAATCGGTGCGCATACTGATGCTCCAACATTTAGAATTAAACCATCACCTGAGATGATATCTGAAGACAGTTATCTTAAATTAAATACAGAAGTATATGGAGGACCTATTTTAAATACGTGGTTTGATAGACCTTTGTCACTAGCTGGTAGAGTAAGTTTAAAAAGTGATAATCCATTATATCCAGAAACTAGACTAGTAAATATTAATAAGCCGATACTCATAATACCAAATTTAGCAATACATATGAACAGAAAAATAAATGAAGGAGTTTCAATAAACAAGCAAAAAGATGTATTACCTATATTATCTCTAATTAATAATAAATTTGAGAAAGATAATTATTTAATTAAATTATTATCTGAACACTTAAATGTAAAACAAGATGATATTATTGATTTTGATCTTTATTTATATGAATTCGAAAAAGGTAAAATTATTGGTCTTAATGAAGAATTTATTTCTTGTGGAAGATTAGACGATTTAGCGATGGTACATGCTGGAATAACTGCATTAGTTAATACAGAAGCTTCAAATGCGACAAATGTAATGGTATGTTTTGATAATGAGGAAGTTGGAAGTCAAACTAAACAAGGTGCAGGATCACCGATATTGATAAATATTTTAGAAAGAATAGTTTATGCATTAGGAAAAGATAAAGAAGATTTCTTTAGAGCAATTTATAGTTCATTTTTAATATCAGCAGATATGGCACATGCAGTTCATCCAAATTCGCCAGAAAAGCATGATCCAGTTAATAAACCTAAAATAAATAAAGGGCCAGTAATAAAGATTAATGCGAATCTTGCATATACCACTGATAGTGATTCTTGTGCTGTATATGAGATGATTTGCAGAAATGCAGGTATTCCTTTACAGAAATTTGTAAATCGTTCAGATGAAAGAGGAGGATCTACTATTGGACCTATTTCATCTAGTCAGTTAGATATACGTTCTATAGATATTGGAAATCCAATGTTAGCAATGCACTCGATAAGGGAGTTGGCAGGGGTTTTAGACCATTATTATGTAACCAAATCTTTTGAAGAATATTTCAAACTATAG
- a CDS encoding DUF1292 domain-containing protein produces the protein MKKDNKEIMCQCGCNHEHTHDHEHDHEYEDFPRIHLILEDDKEVECLVLTTIELRDKEFVALLPVGEERVLLYEFKETEEGINLINIESDEEFELVSKAFLEEFGDE, from the coding sequence ATGAAAAAAGATAATAAAGAAATAATGTGCCAATGTGGTTGTAATCATGAACATACTCATGACCATGAACATGATCATGAATATGAGGATTTTCCAAGGATACATCTTATTTTAGAAGATGATAAAGAAGTAGAATGTTTAGTGTTAACGACAATTGAGCTAAGAGACAAAGAATTTGTTGCATTGCTGCCAGTAGGAGAAGAGAGAGTTTTATTATATGAATTTAAAGAAACAGAGGAAGGGATTAACCTTATTAATATAGAAAGCGATGAAGAGTTTGAGCTTGTTTCTAAGGCATTTCTAGAAGAGTTTGGAGATGAATAA